A genomic window from Agreia sp. COWG includes:
- a CDS encoding glycine betaine ABC transporter substrate-binding protein: MTARSTRTHSSTARARNTGRAPRRLRTRLLAGAAIVAAGMFALTGCGLQPAASFTPDVSAGSIAPLDLPDDAGITITSKNFTEQLILGKVAVIAARAAGFKVVDLTNVPGSVPARQLMLAHGADMTFEYTGTAWISYLGQATAIPDQQKQYEAVRDADAANGLTWLPPAPLNNTYAMAMGKDAAKRLGITKMSQIASLPVQDRTFCVEAEFNSRQDGMTPMLAAYNMERGSDSGVPDSNISIFDTGAVYTAIDRGTCNFGEIFTTDGRVDSLGLTVLQDDERFFPAYNVAPVLNTETLAKYPGLADVFDQISPKITDATLRQLNLRVDEGGEDPTDVAYSFLVDNGFVRAK; encoded by the coding sequence ATGACGGCACGATCCACACGCACGCACTCCTCGACGGCTCGCGCCCGGAACACCGGAAGGGCGCCTCGACGCCTGCGCACCCGACTTCTTGCAGGCGCGGCCATCGTCGCCGCCGGCATGTTCGCGCTCACGGGCTGCGGTCTTCAGCCGGCCGCGTCGTTCACCCCCGACGTCAGTGCGGGGTCGATCGCGCCCCTCGACCTGCCGGATGACGCCGGGATCACGATCACGTCGAAGAACTTCACTGAGCAGCTCATCCTGGGCAAGGTGGCGGTGATCGCTGCGAGGGCGGCGGGATTCAAGGTCGTCGACCTGACCAATGTGCCGGGAAGCGTTCCGGCTCGACAGCTGATGCTCGCACACGGTGCCGACATGACCTTCGAGTACACGGGAACCGCGTGGATCTCGTATCTCGGACAGGCGACGGCGATTCCCGACCAGCAGAAACAGTACGAGGCGGTGCGCGATGCCGATGCTGCCAACGGCCTCACCTGGCTTCCGCCGGCTCCGCTCAACAACACCTACGCCATGGCGATGGGCAAGGATGCGGCGAAGAGGCTCGGCATCACCAAGATGTCGCAGATCGCGTCTCTTCCCGTGCAGGACCGAACCTTCTGCGTCGAGGCGGAATTCAACTCCCGCCAAGACGGCATGACGCCGATGCTGGCGGCGTACAACATGGAGCGAGGCAGCGACTCCGGCGTGCCGGATTCCAACATCAGCATCTTCGACACGGGAGCCGTCTACACCGCCATCGATCGCGGAACCTGCAACTTCGGCGAGATCTTCACCACAGACGGGCGAGTCGACTCGCTCGGGTTGACCGTGCTCCAAGACGACGAGAGGTTCTTTCCCGCCTACAACGTCGCACCGGTGCTCAACACGGAGACACTCGCGAAGTATCCGGGCCTCGCCGACGTCTTCGACCAGATCTCCCCGAAGATCACGGACGCGACCCTACGTCAGTTGAACCTGAGGGTCGACGAGGGCGGGGAAGACCCCACTGACGTCGCCTATTCATTCCTCGTCGACAATGGTTTCGTGAGGGCGAAGTAG
- a CDS encoding ABC transporter permease — translation MSTPDASSVSAAEQETSAVLVSTKSVLRSAGWRSLIAQPVAILVVLALFLVWLNVAPLTATERTTLDPGALWQATLEHLKLTFVAAAIVLVIAIPLGILLTRSGFRRFSAPILAIANFGQAAPAIGLVVLLAIFVSSGFWASIIALVLYAALPALSNTMIGIRGVPSSLVEAGRGMGMSAAAVLFKVELPLAVPVMLAGIRTALVLLVGTASLAAFINGGGLGLLIVTGVNLYLISVLVSGALLIALLALFIDWLGRVVEFIAHPKGL, via the coding sequence ATGAGCACCCCCGATGCGTCCAGCGTGAGCGCGGCGGAACAGGAGACCTCGGCCGTGCTCGTGTCGACGAAGAGTGTGCTGAGATCTGCCGGGTGGAGGAGCCTGATCGCTCAGCCGGTTGCGATTCTCGTCGTTCTCGCACTCTTTCTCGTCTGGTTGAACGTCGCTCCGCTCACCGCGACCGAACGCACGACCCTCGATCCCGGGGCGCTGTGGCAGGCCACCCTCGAGCATCTCAAGCTCACCTTCGTCGCCGCGGCGATCGTGCTCGTCATCGCCATTCCCCTCGGAATTCTGCTGACCCGCTCCGGCTTCCGGCGATTCAGCGCACCCATTCTGGCCATCGCGAACTTCGGCCAGGCTGCCCCGGCCATCGGGCTGGTGGTGCTGCTTGCCATCTTCGTGAGTTCGGGATTCTGGGCCTCGATCATCGCTCTGGTGCTCTACGCCGCGCTTCCCGCTCTCAGCAACACCATGATCGGCATTCGCGGTGTTCCCTCATCGCTGGTCGAGGCCGGCCGCGGCATGGGCATGTCGGCGGCGGCCGTGCTGTTCAAGGTGGAGCTGCCGTTGGCCGTGCCCGTGATGCTGGCGGGAATCCGGACCGCCCTCGTGCTGCTGGTGGGAACCGCATCGCTTGCCGCATTCATCAATGGCGGCGGCCTCGGCCTCTTGATCGTCACCGGGGTGAACCTCTATCTGATCAGCGTTCTCGTTTCCGGTGCGCTGCTCATCGCTCTGCTCGCACTGTTCATCGACTGGCTTGGCCGCGTCGTCGAGTTCATCGCGCACCCGAAGGGACTCTGA
- a CDS encoding nucleotide disphospho-sugar-binding domain-containing protein — MPAYLLCSPPIYGHLQPIVDLGRGLRQRGASVTVLTGRKYEDLVLQSGLAFAPLPGEVDFDDDDLDAWLPGRDKMHGLAAVRYGMIGMFARVIPGQWRAVEALLGSGSFDAIIGEASFTGLAPYLARAPKDRLPVVGVSAVPVIMASVDAAPFGTALQPGTSGLARARNAALNAFLLRGPFRPVELAVKEAMAEVGVAPSGVSFFDFAYRSFDLLFQLSVEGLEYPRRELPDTVSFVGPLRAGGPSGADLPGWWGDLQSGRPVVHVSQGTIDNVDLSRLLVPTLRALAEEDVLVVAATGGRPIADVVTAMGGRLPSNARVAQFLPYDELLPLCDVFVTNGGFGGVQRALAAGIPLVVAGSTEEKPEVAARVQWAGCGVDLRTGTPRPGKVLAAVRRVLGETSYRQASETLRDEIRVLPDPIDVISDALDRLVAGR, encoded by the coding sequence GTGCCCGCATACCTTCTGTGCTCTCCCCCCATCTACGGCCATCTACAGCCGATCGTCGACCTCGGTCGCGGACTGCGGCAACGGGGCGCGAGCGTCACCGTTCTCACCGGGCGCAAGTACGAAGACCTCGTGCTGCAGTCGGGGCTCGCATTCGCCCCGCTGCCCGGCGAGGTCGACTTCGACGACGACGATCTGGATGCCTGGCTGCCGGGCCGCGACAAGATGCACGGCTTGGCCGCGGTGCGATACGGGATGATCGGCATGTTCGCCCGGGTCATTCCGGGGCAGTGGCGGGCCGTCGAAGCACTCCTCGGGTCGGGGTCGTTCGATGCGATCATCGGTGAAGCCTCGTTCACCGGCCTCGCTCCCTATCTGGCGCGGGCGCCGAAAGACCGGCTGCCGGTGGTCGGGGTGTCGGCTGTTCCGGTGATCATGGCGAGCGTCGACGCCGCGCCGTTCGGCACGGCACTGCAGCCGGGAACATCCGGTCTGGCCCGTGCGCGTAACGCCGCGCTCAACGCCTTCCTCCTGCGGGGTCCGTTCAGACCGGTCGAGCTCGCCGTGAAAGAAGCGATGGCCGAGGTGGGCGTGGCTCCATCCGGTGTCAGTTTCTTCGACTTCGCCTACCGCTCGTTCGACCTGCTGTTCCAGCTCAGCGTCGAGGGGCTGGAGTATCCGCGGCGCGAGCTGCCCGATACCGTGAGCTTCGTCGGGCCGCTGCGTGCGGGCGGGCCGAGCGGTGCCGATCTACCCGGCTGGTGGGGCGATCTGCAGTCAGGGCGGCCCGTCGTGCACGTATCGCAGGGCACCATCGACAACGTCGATCTGAGTCGGTTGCTCGTACCGACCCTTCGCGCACTCGCCGAAGAAGACGTGCTCGTCGTGGCGGCCACAGGAGGGCGCCCGATCGCCGATGTCGTCACGGCGATGGGAGGCCGACTCCCCTCCAACGCCCGCGTCGCCCAGTTTCTGCCGTACGACGAGCTGTTGCCGCTGTGCGATGTGTTCGTGACCAACGGAGGATTCGGTGGCGTTCAGCGCGCTCTCGCGGCGGGCATTCCCCTGGTCGTGGCCGGGTCGACCGAAGAGAAGCCCGAGGTGGCGGCGCGCGTGCAGTGGGCCGGATGCGGCGTCGACCTGCGCACGGGAACGCCCCGACCCGGCAAGGTGCTCGCTGCGGTGCGTCGGGTGCTGGGCGAGACGAGTTATCGCCAGGCGAGCGAGACCCTTCGCGACGAGATCAGAGTTCTGCCAGACCCGATCGACGTCATCTCAGACGCGCTCGATCGACTCGTCGCGGGGCGTTGA